GATCTCATGTCTCTACCTGAGGCCCACCAAGGAGAGATCCTGCCACAGGTGTCCCTGAGGGGGGCGGGACTCACTTCCGTCTCCTGCCCTAGGTCATCGTGCAGCGATCACTGTCTGCCCGGGACCTGAACCATGCCAAGGCGGGCTCCATCCTGGCCAGCTACCTCAAGATGCTGCCCATGGGCCTGATGATCATGCCGGGCATGATCAGCCGCGCACTATTCCCAGGTAGGACAGACTGCAGGGGCTGCGCTGGGGCTACAAGGTCCCCAGGGTTCTGGGTCCTTGACCTGCAAGAGTCACCAGGAGGAGAGGCAAACAATGAATGCAAGCTGTGCTCTGGCCTTGGAGATCCAGACAGAGAGTGGTCCCCAGGGCCACAATTAAAGGGATCAACAGGGAGGTGGCTTGGCATAAGGTCCAGACAAGGGACACTTCCTGCTGGGTGATTGCAGGTGTGTAAAGGAACACCTCTGTGCTGCCGCCATTTCCTTGTCCTCAAACTAGGGAGCAGACCACCCACATGGTAGGGCAGAGTCAGCTTCCTGTAACACCTCACGTCTGAAACCCTGTATATATTAAGTTTCCTTTTGGCTCCAGGTAGCTGGCTTCGGCTGCCTTTAGAGGACACTGGGCTCCTACATTGGCAATGACCTGCCACATGTGTGGCCTGGGTGGTTGCTACCCACCTCCTTCCACTGCTCATCCGTTCCCACATTTGTAACAAGGAAAGCCCTCTGAGCCAGGGTCCCCAGCAGATGGTGGCTAGGGGCGCTCAGGCCTGGGTCAGGGCCTCCCAGGACCCCTGGCGTGCCGGGACTCCCCCTACCACCCCCAGCCCCGACCCACCTGTGTCTCTTTATCCGAGGCATGTGGGGCCTGCATCCTCCTCGGAGTGCTCGCCTCTTCCCTCTCCCGATCCTGGGCCCACAGCGAGCCACCCAGGGGTCCACCAAAGGTCCCCTGGGTCATGTGGGGTGCGCTCAACTGCCGGCGTGGGGGCTGGGCGGGCCCATTAGCCATGCGCTCTGAGTGGCGCCTCCGGAGAGTGACCGAGCGCTCCCTCACCTCAAAATACTCGTCTGACACAGACGAGGCCACCGAGGGCCGGCGGGGGCCAGGGCTGAGGCTGGAGCCGCCCGAGAGGCTGTCCTGGTCACTGAGGGTCACATAGTCATCGTcgtcttcctccccctccccatctAGCCCATTGGGGACCGCTGCCCCCTGGCTGTCAGGGTCATTCTGGGTCACGGACAGCTGCCGCTGGAGTGGGGTATGGCTTGGGCCTGGTGTCCTGGGCAGCTCATGGTCTGTTCTGTTCTGGGGTGCCTCCTCTTCTGGGGTCTCCAGGGCCCAGCCAACACCACCACCATCCTGGGAAAGCGGCTCAGCCACAGGGACTGTCCTGGGCTCAGGCACGGGGAGCTGTGGCTTGGGGTCTCCCTGGGGGAGGCCATTCTCGGCTGGGACCCCATCCTGGGTGGCACTGGGCTCCAGGGCGGGGCTGCAGTCCTGGCTTTGCCTCCACAGCTGGGCACTAGCCTGGGATGTGTCTCGGATCTTGATGCGGTTCATCTGGCTAGGCTGGGGGTTCCAGACTTTGGGGTCAATGATGTTGATGTACCCCAGGATGTCGCTACCTGGCTCCGGGTCTGGCTCCACCCACGTAGGCAGGTATTCGAACATGTTGGCCCGCTCTAGGTTGAGCAGGCCCGGGTGCACTGGTGGGGGTGCCTCGGGGAAGTCTCCCGGCTGCTCGGCCAGCCCTGGGCCCCGCAGCCCTGGGGGGCTCTTGACCTCCTGCTTCTCTGAGGAGCTCTTGGCGATCTCATCGGCGCTCTTGGCCTTGACCAGCGCGTACTTGGGGTTGACAAGTTTCTTGGCCATGGTGCCCGAGGGCACCAGAGGGACCACGGAGGGCAGCACGATGGGCTCTGGCTCTGGCTCCTTCTCCATGGGGATATCCTTGAGGCTGACACCATGCGACATGAGGTACAACTCTTGGAACTGCCGGTCGAACATCTCCACCACCTGGCCGGACAGCACAGAGATCACATTCCGGTCTGTCCTCGCCGCCGACCAAGTGAAGCTGCAACACAGGAGGGTCAGTGTGGTCAGGCACATGGGGGCCAGTCTCCTCCCTTGGGCCCTGTGTAGGGCATCCTCCTGGTCCCCCTGCAGCGGGTGTTCATCAAACTGTGGCTACAGGGCCCTGGATGGGATCGAGAAGTGAGTAGGGGCAGAGGACAGGGCACAAGCCTTGGGTCAGACGTGCATCTGGGACTTGGGGCAAGTACTTACACGAGCTCACTCCCCACTGTGTGAACAGCAGTCAGGTATTACAGCACTCTGTAGGGCCGCTCAGAGTGCCCGGAGCAGCTCTGGACACCTGTGTCATCCAGCACACAGTGGCTGGCGCTGTCATGCTCTCTGCCACCACTAACCCCTTGAATGGCCGTGGGCAGCCTCTGCCCTGCTGTCTCTGCAAGGTGGGGCTCAAGGGCTGGACCACAGCCATCCTCATCATGGCCCCGTTCCCAAGGGTGGCTCTCAGAGTGACCGCCCTGTGGGCCTGGAAGGCATGGCCTGGCCTAGCCCACACCCACCTCCAGGCTAGGACAATAGTCTCATGGACAAGAGCCCTCTTCTGCTTGCTTCTGTGATAGGCGGGTGGCGTGCAGGCAGGCCCCAGTCCCGCTCATGGCTCAGCAGTTTTGGGACCATGAACCGGAATAACC
The sequence above is a segment of the Manis pentadactyla isolate mManPen7 chromosome 4, mManPen7.hap1, whole genome shotgun sequence genome. Coding sequences within it:
- the FAM83G gene encoding protein FAM83G, whose protein sequence is MAFSQVQCLDDNHINWRSSESKPEFFYSEEQRLALETLVARGPEAFYEVLKRENIRDFLSELELKRILETIEVYDPGSEDPRGTGRPPGPEEGPVGDSEEASRGGGAPTEADPPPSLEYWPQKSDRSIPQLDLGWPDTIAYRGVTRASVYMQPPIDGQAHIKEVVRKMIGQAQKVIAVVMDMFTDVDIFKDLLDAGFKRKVAVYIIVDESNIKYFLHMCERACMHLGHLKNLRVRSSGGTEFFTRSATKFKGALAQKFMFVDGDRAICGSYSFTWSAARTDRNVISVLSGQVVEMFDRQFQELYLMSHGVSLKDIPMEKEPEPEPIVLPSVVPLVPSGTMAKKLVNPKYALVKAKSADEIAKSSSEKQEVKSPPGLRGPGLAEQPGDFPEAPPPVHPGLLNLERANMFEYLPTWVEPDPEPGSDILGYINIIDPKVWNPQPSQMNRIKIRDTSQASAQLWRQSQDCSPALEPSATQDGVPAENGLPQGDPKPQLPVPEPRTVPVAEPLSQDGGGVGWALETPEEEAPQNRTDHELPRTPGPSHTPLQRQLSVTQNDPDSQGAAVPNGLDGEGEEDDDDYVTLSDQDSLSGGSSLSPGPRRPSVASSVSDEYFEVRERSVTLRRRHSERMANGPAQPPRRQLSAPHMTQGTFGGPLGGSLWAQDREREEASTPRRMQAPHASDKETQGQQFRHYGVPASGTRDKDGFPRPLRTLGPPRYRPAATGAQSSAQKVGPAATSPHHWQAKGGPLSRTLPGPGSPRPAQNARPLAGECPSPFGIPYSKLSESKHLKARTGGSQWASSDSKRRAQALRDHKNP